One part of the Bacillus rossius redtenbacheri isolate Brsri chromosome 18, Brsri_v3, whole genome shotgun sequence genome encodes these proteins:
- the LOC134541209 gene encoding uncharacterized protein LOC134541209: protein MHAMGGIHSALAIKRQRKRRDEQRRARERRFSSQSTDSGLTASPRNSTGSLETLGRRRAGGGGGGRGAGGRKTSSGDDVGSKVVTSIGMLHIGVVFLVLGAFLTVSGLLPDDFSSFGKFSSGGWFNELVCTGLFALAIGLFLVVLNVIISKKEEDELNDYVQRQLTRSKSGHRLIRDVETGCLSTKQEQRSKMERRGSGGGHPEDERVDAEEEMDEPAPVHSPRSPTSLDGELLLVSPGHLEKILEEEASEKGEEESRAMDSFNKELVSNGSTTTSLSAGTPSETRELLSSGGQGRFFKMSRI, encoded by the coding sequence ATGCACGCGATGGGCGGCATCCACTCGGCGCTGGCCATCAAGCGCCAGAGGAAGCGTCGCGACGAGCAGCGCCGCGCCAGGGAGCGACGCTTCAGCTCGCAGTCGACGGACTCCGGTCTGACGGCGAGTCCTCGCAACAGCACGGGCAGCCTCGAGACGCTGGGTCGCCGTCgagccggcggcggcggcggcggccgcgGAGCCGGGGGACGCAAGACCTCCTCCGGAGACGACGTCGGCTCCAAAGTGGTCACCAGCATCGGGATGCTGCACATCGGCGTGGTGTTCCTGGTCCTGGGCGCGTTCCTCACAGTCTCCGGTCTCCTTCCCGACGACTTCTCCTCCTTCGGGAAGTTCTCCTCGGGAGGCTGGTTCAACGAGCTGGTGTGCACCGGGTTGTTCGCCCTCGCCATCGGGCTGTTCCTGGTCGTCCTCAACGTGATCATCTCCAAGAAGGAGGAAGACGAGCTCAACGACTACGTCCAGAGGCAGCTGACGAGGTCCAAGTCGGGTCACCGGCTGATCCGGGACGTGGAGACGGGATGCCTGTCCACCAAGCAGGAGCAGCGGAGCAAGATGGAGCGCCGCGGGTCAGGTGGTGGACACCCGGAGGACGAACGCGTCGACGCCGAAGAGGAGATGGACGAACCGGCGCCCGTGCACTCACCCAGGTCCCCGACGTCATTGGACGGCGAGCTGCTGCTGGTGTCGCCGGGACACCTGGAGAAGATCCTCGAAGAGGAGGCCTCGGAGAAGGGCGAGGAGGAGTCCCGCGCGATGGACAGCTTCAACAAGGAGCTGGTTTCCAACGGGTCGACGACCACCAGCCTGAGCGCAGGGACGCCGTCGGAGACCCGGGAACTTCTGTCCTCCGGGGGCCAGGGCAGGTTCTTCAAGATGTCGCGCATCTGA